ATCTATTTGTTCATGATTGAATATTCATTATTTCTAGAAAATACATATCTAAAATCAATTTCTTCACCAAAATCTGCAATTATCAGAGGAGGGTCTTTAATTGCATATTTTGTTATGCTGCTTGCATTGTTGTTGCTTAGTTTGGTTATTGAATAATTGATTATTTCTAATTCTTTTTGACTGAATTTTGTGTTTGGTATGATAATTGGATAATATTTGTGAATTATTCTGTTGTAATAGGGTTCTTTTCTAAAAAACAGGTAATTTTTAGATATCAGTTCCTGACTTATTTCTCTAAAATGTAGAGGTTTTATTCCTCTTTTTGATTTGATGTATGTTTCATTCGTTAATAATTCCCCGTACAATTCATAATGGTTAAAATCAATAAAATATAATAGACTACAAAGCACAGTTTTTCCAAAACTTGGTTTGGTGCTTGTCTGGGATAATATGTATAGGATCAGGTCGATATATTTTTCACGTTTAAATCTCATGAATCTCACAGTGATGGTTCGGTGGAAATATTTTTGTATGGGATATAATTTAACTATAGTGTGAGAGCATTTGAAAAGTAATTTTTAGGTTAATAATAAAATAAATGTTGATTTTTTTCGATTTTTTACCTAAAATAAGGTAACATTTATATACTAGATAATTTATATTTAATAGTATTAGTTTTAATTAGGTTTTGTCTTATCTTAACTTGATTATATTATGTCTAATAATGAGTATCAAATACTCAATTCATACTAAAAAACTAAAATTTGTAATAATATAAGGTGATATAATGAGCGGACAAAATGTTCAAAGACCACTTGACGCATTAGGAAAATCTGTGGATGCTCCTGTTTTAATAAAACTCA
This Methanobrevibacter sp. DNA region includes the following protein-coding sequences:
- a CDS encoding type II toxin-antitoxin system antitoxin SocA domain-containing protein; translated protein: MRFKREKYIDLILYILSQTSTKPSFGKTVLCSLLYFIDFNHYELYGELLTNETYIKSKRGIKPLHFREISQELISKNYLFFRKEPYYNRIIHKYYPIIIPNTKFSQKELEIINYSITKLSNNNASSITKYAIKDPPLIIADFGEEIDFRYVFSRNNEYSIMNK